The proteins below come from a single Salinilacihabitans rarus genomic window:
- a CDS encoding metalloprotease, translated as MSYPTRSSIEFSDRELVDLAAAWVALSVAFALLLRPIHRGGISPADFVATVGLSFVTVGVAFLLHELAHKVVAVRFGQTAEFRADYGMLFLAIVSALVGFLFAAPGAVYHRGRITVRENGLIALAGPVTNIGLAAAFLPLVVVPGLGAVGHLGVLINLFLAAFNMLPYGPLDGKSVWRWDTSMFIGVFVPSVVALVAAFLVLGFP; from the coding sequence ATGAGCTACCCGACGCGTTCGTCGATCGAGTTCAGCGACCGCGAACTGGTCGACCTCGCGGCCGCGTGGGTGGCGCTGAGCGTCGCGTTCGCGCTGCTGTTGCGGCCGATCCACCGCGGCGGGATCTCGCCCGCCGACTTCGTCGCGACCGTCGGGCTGAGTTTCGTGACCGTCGGCGTCGCCTTCCTGTTGCACGAACTCGCTCACAAGGTCGTCGCGGTCCGCTTCGGACAGACCGCCGAGTTCCGCGCCGACTACGGGATGTTGTTCCTGGCGATCGTCAGCGCGCTCGTCGGCTTCCTCTTCGCCGCGCCCGGCGCCGTCTACCACCGCGGCCGGATCACCGTCCGCGAGAACGGCCTGATCGCGCTCGCCGGTCCCGTGACGAACATCGGCCTCGCCGCCGCGTTCCTGCCGCTCGTGGTCGTCCCCGGACTCGGCGCCGTCGGCCACCTCGGGGTGTTGATCAACCTCTTTCTCGCGGCGTTCAACATGCTCCCGTACGGGCCACTCGACGGCAAGTCCGTCTGGCGGTGGGACACGTCGATGTTCATCGGCGTCTTCGTCCCGAGCGTGGTCGCACTCGTCGCGGCGTTTCTCGTCCTCGGATTCCCCTGA
- a CDS encoding TraB/GumN family protein: protein MSDAGDASVPEPPDPPERDRGTVHVLGTAHVSQASVDEVHETVEREEPDVVAVELDEGRYRQMRGGTPDDIEARDLLSGNTVFQFLAYWMLSYVQSRLGERFDIEPGADMRAAIEAAERGERGVALVDRDIQVTMQRFWTRLSLAEKVKMIGGLALGITDPRTIAVAFGGGLGLFVGLIFAAFVAPLVGLGGTLALGVSDPGTLTAVGAVGAGVVGGLLLGLLFLPSLEAPEKYTGGAVDGFALRLAAGVAVGVVASLAVVYTGAYVGPLSAAAFETAGALTIRGTVGGLAGLGAGVAVGAVVGVVLDAVAEDTEELDEIDIEEMTDGDVVTAMMEEFRRFSPRGANALIDERDAYIAHKLHALREQGYDVVAVVGAGHEAGIETYLENPGSLPPLESITGTVSGRRFSPVKVVSYLFMVGFVGFFFLLLMAGVQNTFLLRLFLAWVLFNGVFAFALARLAGARWTSAGVGGAVAWLTSINPLLAPGWFAGYVELRHRPVNVGDIATLNEIVGDTERPLDEAMRAMFDVPLFRLIMIVALTNLGSMVASLLFAVVVFPWLAGGEFGSVDALLSELLRGARNSLELLVGALR, encoded by the coding sequence ATGAGCGACGCAGGTGACGCGAGCGTTCCGGAACCACCAGACCCGCCGGAACGCGACCGCGGTACCGTCCACGTCCTCGGGACGGCCCACGTCTCGCAGGCGAGCGTCGACGAGGTCCACGAGACGGTCGAACGCGAGGAGCCGGACGTGGTCGCCGTCGAACTCGACGAGGGACGGTACCGGCAGATGCGCGGCGGTACCCCGGACGACATCGAGGCCCGCGACCTCCTGAGCGGCAACACGGTCTTTCAGTTCCTCGCGTACTGGATGCTCTCGTACGTCCAGTCGCGTCTCGGGGAGCGCTTCGACATCGAACCCGGCGCGGACATGCGCGCGGCCATCGAGGCGGCCGAGCGCGGCGAGCGCGGCGTCGCGCTCGTCGATCGGGACATCCAGGTGACGATGCAGCGGTTCTGGACGCGGCTCTCGCTCGCCGAGAAGGTGAAGATGATAGGCGGCCTCGCGCTCGGCATCACCGACCCCCGGACGATCGCTGTCGCCTTCGGCGGCGGCCTCGGGCTGTTCGTCGGCCTGATCTTCGCCGCGTTCGTCGCGCCGCTGGTCGGCCTCGGCGGGACGCTCGCGCTCGGCGTCTCCGACCCCGGGACGCTGACGGCGGTCGGCGCGGTCGGCGCCGGCGTCGTCGGCGGCCTCCTGCTCGGCCTGCTCTTTCTCCCCTCGCTCGAAGCCCCCGAGAAGTACACCGGCGGCGCCGTCGACGGCTTCGCGCTCCGGCTCGCGGCCGGCGTCGCGGTCGGCGTCGTCGCGTCTCTCGCGGTCGTCTACACGGGAGCGTACGTCGGCCCGCTCTCGGCCGCGGCGTTCGAGACGGCCGGCGCGCTCACGATCCGGGGGACCGTCGGCGGTCTCGCGGGGCTGGGCGCCGGCGTCGCCGTCGGCGCCGTCGTCGGCGTAGTACTCGACGCGGTGGCCGAGGACACCGAGGAACTGGACGAGATCGACATCGAGGAGATGACCGACGGCGACGTCGTCACGGCGATGATGGAGGAGTTTCGCCGGTTCAGCCCGCGTGGGGCCAACGCGTTGATCGACGAGCGCGACGCCTACATCGCCCACAAACTGCACGCGCTCCGCGAGCAGGGGTACGACGTCGTCGCGGTCGTCGGCGCCGGCCACGAGGCCGGCATCGAGACCTACCTCGAAAACCCCGGGTCGCTGCCCCCGCTGGAGTCGATCACCGGCACCGTTTCCGGTCGGCGGTTCTCGCCGGTGAAGGTCGTCAGCTACCTGTTCATGGTCGGCTTCGTCGGCTTCTTCTTCCTGCTGCTCATGGCCGGCGTCCAGAACACCTTCCTGCTCCGGCTGTTTCTCGCCTGGGTCCTGTTCAACGGCGTCTTCGCGTTCGCGCTGGCGCGGCTGGCCGGCGCCCGCTGGACCAGCGCGGGCGTCGGCGGCGCCGTCGCGTGGCTGACGAGCATCAACCCGCTGTTGGCTCCCGGCTGGTTCGCCGGCTACGTCGAACTCCGACACCGGCCGGTCAACGTCGGCGACATCGCCACCCTCAACGAGATCGTCGGCGACACCGAGCGCCCGCTCGACGAGGCGATGCGTGCGATGTTCGACGTGCCGCTGTTTCGGCTGATCATGATCGTCGCGCTGACGAACCTCGGCAGCATGGTCGCGAGCCTGCTGTTCGCGGTCGTCGTCTTCCCGTGGCTCGCGGGCGGGGAGTTCGGCAGCGTCGACGCGCTGCTCTCGGAACTGCTCCGGGGCGCGCGAAACAGCCTCGAACTGCTCGTGGGGGCCCTGCGATGA